The following is a genomic window from Shewanella avicenniae.
TGGTTTAGAACCTGCTGCTGGAGATAAAGTATTCAGACGCATTGATTAGTCCTCCACCTTTACCATGTAGTAGACCTTATTGATCATACCGCGAACAGAAGGAGTATCTTCCAGTTCAACAGTGTGACCAATACGACGCAGACCTAAGCCAGTCAATGTGGCGCGGTGCTTCGGCAAACGACCGATTGCACTTTTAGTCTGTGTAACTTTTACTGTTTTAGTAGCCATGGTGCATTACCCCCGAATTTCGTCAACATTCAGGCCACGCTTAGCTGCGATTTGCGCTGGTGACTTCATATGTACCAGAGCGTCAACAGTTGCACGTACGATGTTGATCGGGTTAG
Proteins encoded in this region:
- the rpmD gene encoding 50S ribosomal protein L30, which codes for MATKTVKVTQTKSAIGRLPKHRATLTGLGLRRIGHTVELEDTPSVRGMINKVYYMVKVED